A portion of the Archocentrus centrarchus isolate MPI-CPG fArcCen1 chromosome 19, fArcCen1, whole genome shotgun sequence genome contains these proteins:
- the LOC115797888 gene encoding monocarboxylate transporter 12-B-like, producing the protein MVAGKHRGSRVSPPDGGWGWVIVGCCFIVTVCTRAVTRCISIFFVEFQAHFGTDYAATAWIHSLVDCSTMLCAPIGSLVGNRWSCRVAVMLGGFLSSCGLLLSSFATNLKMLYFSAGILTGLGFALCYTPAITMVGCYFQQRKALAYGIAMSGSGIGTFVLAPVVQMLIELYSWRGALLVLSAFVANLCVCGALLRPITLQAEEEEEPCGEKQCCDDMEKPPKEGMDILSLPSSPGSSAPRQRRRWSFLSCKEYHFLLLPDFLGLAVSFLFLASGCSLPFVYLVPYALSAGVSHQHAAFLMSILGVIDIVGNITFGWLTDRRCLKPYRLACYIFSVGMEGLCCLFMPFLRSFPLLVPFAVLYGYFDGAYVALIPVVTSDVVGTTHLSLALGVVFFLHAIPYLVSPPIGGWLVDITGSYMATFFLSGAALLASAAILSVVTGIRRCRRRFDSVLMLPSCYHHGP; encoded by the exons ATGGTTGCTGGGAAGCACCGGGGCAGCAGAGTGTCTCCTCCAGATGGCGGGTGGGGCTGGGTGATCGTCGGCTGCTGCTTCATTGTGACGGTCTGCACGCGTGCAGTGaccag ATGCATCTCCATCTTCTTTGTGGAGTTCCAGGCCCACTTTGGGACCGACTACGCTGCCACCGCCTGGATCCACAGCCTGGTGGACTGCAGCACCATGCTCTGCG CTCCTATCGGCAGCCTGGTGGGGAACCGCTGGTCTTGCCGGGTGGCAGTGATGTTGGGAGGCTTCCTGTCCTCCTGTGGGCTCCTGCTCAGCTCCTTTGCCACAAACCTGAAGATGCTTTACTTCAGTGCAGGGATTCTCACAG GTCTGGGCTTCGCCCTCTGCTACACCCCCGCCATCACCATGGTGGGCTGTTACTTCCAGCAGAGGAAGGCGTTGGCATATGGCATCGCCATGTCAGGCAGTGGGATCGGCACATTCGTGCTGGCTCCGGTCGTGCAGATGCTCATCGAGCTGTACTCGTGGCGGGGGGCACTGCTTGTCCTCAGCGCCTTTGTTGCAAACCTCTGCGTTTGTGGAGCGTTGCTCCGACCAATTACACtacaggcagaggaggaggaggagccctGTGGGGAGAAGCAGTGTT GTGATGACATGGAAAAACCACCCAAAGAAGGCATGGATATCCTGTCTCTGCCATCTTCACCTGGAAGCTCCGCCcccaggcagaggaggaggtggagcttCTTGTCCTGTAAGgagtatcacttcctgttgctgCCGGACTTCCTGGGTCTGGCCGTGTCCTTCCTGTTTCTGGCCAGTGGCTGCAGCCTCCCCTTCGTTTACCTGGTGCCCTACGCTCTGAGTGCTGGTGTCAGCCACCAGCACGCTGCCTTCCTTATGTCCATCCTGGGAGTCATCGACATTGTGGGGAACATCACCTTTGGCTGGCTGACGGACAGAAG GTGTTTGAAGCCGTACCGTTTGGCCTGTTACATTTTCTCTGTCGGGATGGAGGGTCTCTGCTGTCTCTTCATGCCGTTCCTTCGTTCCTTCCCGCTCCTTGTGCCCTTCGCTGTGCTCTACGGCTATTTTGACGGCGCCTATGTGGCCCTGATCCCCGTGGTGACGTCTGATGTGGTCGGAACTACGCACCTGTCCTTGGCATTAGGCGTGGTCTTCTTCCTCCACGCCATCCCCTATCTGGTCAGCCCGCCCATCGGAG GCTGGCTGGTTGACATCACAGGAAGCTACATGGCCACTTTCTTCCTCAGCGGCGCCGCTCTGCTGGCCAGCGCGGCCATTCTCTCTGTTGTCACCGGGATTCGCCGCTGCCGCCGGCGCTTTGATTCGGTGCTGATGCTGCCTTCCTGCTATCATCATGGACCATGA